AATCGCAACTGAAGAAAAAATCCCATGGCAGGTCACTCACGCCGCAAGAGCACGAAGAGCCGCCGGTAGCCGAACCTGCGCCGCTCATTGGCCAGATTGTGGCCGAGATTGGAGAGCGTGGGGATGAGGTGCTGCGTCTGGACACGTTCGAGAATACCCCTGCCACCGTCGGCAAGCTGCTGAACCGCCCGGGTTGAACCGCCCCGGGTTTGTCGCGCACGGCGCCGCCGCCGAAATCGGTCTCGATGGCACCCGGCGCAACCGTGTTCACCGCAATGCCGCGCGGCCCGAACTCCTGCGCCATGTAACGGGTCAGCACCTCGACCGCACCCTTTGCCGCCGCATAGGCCGCAAAGCCGGCATAGGAAAACCGCGTCATCACCCCAATGATGGCGATGCTGCGCTATTTGCAGGACCGGCGCGAGACCGCCTATCGCGTGACCTTCCTGCATTCGGCCCGCAGCCCGGCGGATCTGCTGTTCCAGGGCGAGCTGACGGCGATCGCGGCGCGTGGCGGCATGACGCCGGGGTTCATCTGCGAACGGGACGCCCTGCCGGGCATGGAGGCGGGCTTCCTGACCCGCGACATGCTTCAGGCGCATGTGCCCGACCTGCATGACTGCACCGTGCTGACCTGCGGGCCGGCGCCCTATATGCGCGCGGTCAGGGCGATGCTGGGCGAGACCGGCTTCGACATGGCGCATTACCATGAGGAGAGCTTCGGCGACCCCACCGAGCGGCGCAATCCCGACGGCGCCGCGCCGGAAAGCCTGCGTCCCGATGGCGGCGAGCCCGCCGCAACCGCCACCCCGTCGCCCGTCGATCATCAGCCGGCGAATGCAGGACAGAACCTGGTGCATTTCACCCTGTCGGGCAAGGCCGCGCCCTATCGGCCGGGCGAGACCATCCTCGACGTCGCCTCGCGCGCGGGGATCGCCGTGCCGACCAATTGCCAGATGGGACTTTGCGGCACCTGCAAGGCGCATTGCAGCGCCGGGCGGGTCGCCATGGACGATACCGAGGGCCTGGCCCCCGGCGAGTTGGAGCAGGGCATGGTGCTGACCTGCTGCGGCCGTCCGCAGGGCGCCGTCAGCATCGCATTGTAGGAGCCGATCATGACCCATAAGAACCTGTCGCTCGGCTGCAATGGCCGTGGCGTGATGCATCGCGCCCCCCTGCCGGTCGAGGAGCAGTTCCGGCTGCTGCGCGACAGCGGCGTCTTCGACCATTTCGACCGCATTCCCCAGCCTGGCAAGGAGCGCGCCTATGTCGAGGCCTCGAACCGCTTCGGCGTGCCGATGACCACCGGGCTCTGGACCTATCAGATCGGCCGGGATGAGGGCCTGCTGCGGCACAACCTGGAATGGGCGCAGCGCGCTGGCGCCGAGTGCCACAACCTGATGATCCTGACCCATCACGCGCAGGGCCATGTCGTGGCCGATGACGAGGTGGTGGAGTTCTACCTGCGCGCCGTTGATGAGGGCGACAGGCTGGGCATTACCATCGCAGCCGAGGTGCATATCTACATGTTCACCGAGGATTTCCGCCGCATCACCCCCGTTGCCGAGAAGATCCGCGCGCGGGGGGTGCCGTTCAACTTCGTGCTGGACCATTCGCATGTGCTGCTGAAGATCGAAAGCCCCGAGGAACAGGACGCCTGCGGCATCCGCGCCGATGTCGAAAGCGGCCGGCTGGTCCTCGATCCCCATGAGCCCGGCAATGTCATCGACGACTGGCTGGCGCAGAACATGGTGGTCTGGCTGCAGACCCGGCCGGTGGCGCCGAACGGGCCGAAGAATACTGCGATGATGGGACCGGGCGGGCGTTACGGCCGCGCCTGCCAGTATCCGTTCTTCCGCCCGGCACCCGGCGAATGGGAGCATGACTGGCATGCCTGGAAGGTCGAGCCCAGCAAGCACGTCGCCCGCAAGGTGCTGCAACATCACCACGACCGCGCCGACAGCCCGCTGCGCTGGCTGACCACCGACATGATCGACATGGCCGATTACGGCGGTGGCGTGGGCTATTCGCTGTTCGAGCAGAACGTGGTCATCGCCCACTGGCTGCGCGAGACCTGGCGCGAGATTGCCGGAACCAACCTCAAGGCGGCGGTCGAGAGCAAGGCGAACCGTTGAGTTGATCGCGGATGGACGGAGGGCACGATGGCCGGCGAAGCTGGTGCCGTCGTCTCCGGGCCAAGCCTGTGTGGAAACTGCCCGCGGTAGTCGATCCGATACGTGGTTCCGGAGCCCTCTCGACAAGCCGCACCGCGGCGATCAGCCTGCGATGCTTGCATCAGGAGCCGGATGCCCACCAAGGCGATCATGCGCTTGATGTTGTAGGCCAGCACGTTCAGCGCCATCTCCGTGCAGACGTTTCGCAGCTGTCGCATCAGGAAGGGCGTCGACGCGGAGCTCACTCACCTCGATTTCGGCGGTTTGGCGGTCTGGGTCTCTTGCGGCGATGCGCTCGCCGAATGCCTTGAAGCAGCGCACCCGCCCGCGCCGGAGTATCTCAGCCCGCGCATCGCCGCGCTGGCAGCCGGTGGCGATGCCGATGCCTTCTGGCGCGAGGTCGCGGCAGAGGGCACGCCCATGGTTGAGGATGCCGGTAACGGCGAGGCCATCGTCACCTTCCTGTGGCGCGGGGCCAGCCGCAACGTGCGGCTGTTCGGCGGCCCGTCGGGCGACCATGAATGGCTGGAACGGCTGGCGGGGACGGACATCTGGTTCAAGAGCTTTCGCGTGCCGGACAGCCTGCGGCTCTCCTACAAGCTGGCGCCCGACGTGCCCGACATCCCCGGTGATGCCCGAGCGCGCCGGGTGGCATCCTGGCCACGGCGCAGATGGACCCGAACCGCCACCCCTGGCCCAGCGACGCCCCCGACCGCTTTAATCAGGACGCGACGGTCGTGTTGCAGAACGCGCCCGTCCAGCCCGGCACGCCGCCTGCAGCCGAGGCGGACCCCGAACTCCGCCGCTTCACCTTCGACAGCCGGCTTCTGGGCAACAGCCGCGAGATCACGCTGTCCTTCCCGCGCGGCCTGGACCCCGCCGACCCGGATATTGTGCTGGCCCTGATCTTCGACGGCGAGCAGGCCATGAACCGGATCGACGCCCCGCGCATGCTGGATACGCTGACGCGCCAGGGGGCGCTGCCGCCGGTGGTGGCGGTGCTGATCCCCTCGATCGACGGCCGGACGCGGGGAAAGGAACTGCCCGGCAATCCGCTCTTTGCACAGGCCTTGGCCGAGGAGTTGCTGCCGCGGGTCGCCGCGGAGACCGGGATCCGTCCCGATCCCGCCCGGACCGTCCTGGCGGGCGCCAGCTATGGCGGGCTTGCCGCCGCCACGGTGGCGCTGACCCGGCCCGATGCCTTCGGCAAACAGCTTCGTTCTTCACGGTGATGCTGAAGATACGGTTTCCCTGAAACGACGCGGGCAGCCCCATGGGCTACCCTCATCCGGCCGGCATTGCCGCCTAGCTGCCTCGTTCGGCTGCGAACTGGCTTGCGAACTCGCCGCACCAGTCATTCGGCTTGACCACCGGCTAGAAGCCGCGGCTGCCCTTTATAGCCGGGCCGCCGTGCATCGTGCGACATCGAAGCCCTCTCGGCAAAGCTGCCGCCACACCTTCTGGACGCCGTAGACCCGCCTGCCAGCGCGACCCATGCGGACCCTCGCCGTCGAGAACCATCAGCACCGCACGCTCGCGGACCTCAGGGGAAAACTTGCCAATGCCCTCGGCACCGCCGAAATCGTCCAC
This portion of the Paracoccus sp. N5 genome encodes:
- a CDS encoding alpha/beta hydrolase-fold protein, translated to MDPNRHPWPSDAPDRFNQDATVVLQNAPVQPGTPPAAEADPELRRFTFDSRLLGNSREITLSFPRGLDPADPDIVLALIFDGEQAMNRIDAPRMLDTLTRQGALPPVVAVLIPSIDGRTRGKELPGNPLFAQALAEELLPRVAAETGIRPDPARTVLAGASYGGLAAATVALTRPDAFGKQLRSSR
- a CDS encoding SDR family oxidoreductase is translated as MTRFSYAGFAAYAAAKGAVEVLTRYMAQEFGPRGIAVNTVAPGAIETDFGGGAVRDKPGAVQPGRFSSLPTVAGVFSNVSRRSTSSPRSPISATIWPMSGAGSATGGSSCSCGVSDLPWDFFFSCD
- a CDS encoding 2Fe-2S iron-sulfur cluster-binding protein, translated to MLRYLQDRRETAYRVTFLHSARSPADLLFQGELTAIAARGGMTPGFICERDALPGMEAGFLTRDMLQAHVPDLHDCTVLTCGPAPYMRAVRAMLGETGFDMAHYHEESFGDPTERRNPDGAAPESLRPDGGEPAATATPSPVDHQPANAGQNLVHFTLSGKAAPYRPGETILDVASRAGIAVPTNCQMGLCGTCKAHCSAGRVAMDDTEGLAPGELEQGMVLTCCGRPQGAVSIAL